TGAAGATCACGAAGACGTACTTAATCCGATCTCGGAGTAACTTGGTGAGCAGGCTCTTTGGCAGCTTAGGTTCTCTGGCTGGTTCATTAAAGTATGGAGCGATGTCACGGCTGACATCCGGCTGGGCGGTGACGGTCGAGTCTTCAGACCACGCTTCGCGTCGAAAGGATTCTTTCGCGTTTGCCGAGGCAGCAAACGTCAACGGCAAAATAGAGGACTGTAGCAGCGAAACTGCCAGTGCTAGAGCAAAACGCGACTTATTAAATGGTTTTTTAGCACATTTTGTTGGCAAATTAAGTAGGTAGGCACCGAAATTTTCTACTATGTAACAAAATCTTAAGTTGATAATCTAGAGCTAAATTTTACACGATGTGTGTTGTGATTGTTTTTTTTTCCTCTAGCTTGAACACCATTGATGACGGCGTAAGCGAGATCTAGCTCATCATCAAATGCTTGCCCGGATAACTCATCTTTCTTGAGATGTTGCCATTCCAATTCAATTGGATTCATTTCTGAGCAATATTTCGGGAGAAAAAAGATGTACAAACCCTGACTTTCCCATTTTTTCCACAATTGTTGAACTTCTTGGCAGCGATGTATTGGCCCGTTATCTTGCACAATCACGCTGATACGTCCAGTTTCTTGGGCTTGTTTGGCTTCTTTCTCCATCATTTCTATATAAGATTTACGGTCAACACCACCGATAACTAAACCGTAAACAAAACTGATTAAAGGTTGGAGAAGCCCGATAATACTTAATCTGCGACCACGGCGTTTAGTCTGTTCTAACCGTTTTTGCTCACCTCTAAAGTAATATGTATAACTAGGTTCGCTCCACATACAGAACCCTGACTCGTCTAGGTATTTCAGGTCTATTTCACCAGTGGCAGCAGCTAATTCCAACATGTCTAGGTCTGCTTGCTTGTTTGCTCGTGCTACTGGGTCTTGTTTTCCTTTATGGCTTTTCCTTGTCCGTTTCCAATCGACCCCCTTTTTTTGAGTACCCGTCTTAATCTGTCGGCACTCATCTCAACGTTGCGTTCTGTTTTCAACTTCAAAGCTAACTGAGAACTATTGTATGTGCGTGGCTCGTTTCTGAGGCATTCTTCTAAAAATATCATGTCATCCTCAAGCCACTTTGGTTTCCCCCCTCGCCCAGGAGATTCCCAAAGCCCTTCTGTGCCCAGTTTTTGCCATTGATGCAAAACTTTTGTGACTGTTTTTTTGTGACAATCAAAGTGATCTGCTATCTTCTCTACATACCAACCATGTGCATTTAGCCTGATTATTTCCGCCCTGTCTTTGACTTTCTGTGGTACATCCTGTTTTCTCAGATTTAGTAAAGTTTGGTCTTGCTCAGGAGTCAGAAATACCCTTAAACGCGCACCCATACACCAACTACCTTGTAGATGCATTATCAGTCTTTACATATCTTAACATAGCTGACTTTTTTGGCACCTACCTACTTAGCTTTAGCTAGTTTCAAGATTATTACACCAGTCGATACACAGTCGAACCATTTAGAAGAGGTTTTGCTAGTTATATTCTTTTTGCTTAACATCAGGGATTTCCAAAGAGTAAATGATCTGAACTGAACAAATCTCAAAAGACTTTATTTACAGCAGAATTCAGAAGTGAAACAGTCTTTATGCTTGGCTTTGAGACCTAGTTTGTGTACTCCACCTTTCTTGAAATACGCTGTTAGTAAAACTGATAATCAATACGACCCTTCTTAGGTAAATAAATAAATTGCCTATTAAGAGAATGTCAAGGACAAATTTGGAAAATCCAATAACTTAGCTAATTAGTAGTTTAAGTACAAATTTTAATATTGCAAACAAGGATGACGGAAATGTGACAAAAATGTGTACCCAGTATTTTTAATACTAAATTTTAATTAAGAATAAGTTAAAAAAAACAGTAATTTAAAATGAGCCAAAAATTTATAGGAATTGAGTTTGCTCGTTTTGCTTTAGTTAATTAGTAATAGATAATCCCGTAAATCATTTAATTTTAAATTTTGTATTATTTTGATTTAAAAACATCTAACTAAACTTTGAATTGTTCCATTTTCAGATTCTTCAATTTTAGATTTTGTGGAAAATTATCATATAAGAAATCTTAGAATCTAACTTTATTAATATAGATATGATGTCTGTTAAATTGCCCGTAATACAGCGTTTTGTATCTAAATGGAGTACATCCTTTACCCCCCTTAATTCCCCCGATGTATTGGGGGGAAATTGCCAATCTAGTTCCCTCCCCTTTCCAAGGGGAGGGTTAGGGAGGGGTATTTTTGTACTTCACTAACTTGCAATCTGCTGTAAAAGCACCCCACCCTACAAAAGTGGAGCTTTTGCAGGGTGGGGTAATACGAATATTATGGTTACTCTAACGGAGTAATCACTCTGGATATTGTACCAATCTTCATTTGACATCTGGAAAGTATTGATTAAGTCGAAATGAAGAATTCTATATTCTTCTTCAACTACATTTCAAAAACTTTAATTCAGCTTACCTGTAATTGTAAATGCTGCCCAATAGTAAGGATGACCGTAAAGCTTTTCATTTGATGCCATCTTACTGATTTTATATCGTTGCGTTGTTAAATAAGCTCTAATGCTTGAATCTTCCGAATGTAAATTATTTAGTAATTCTTCGTACCATTTTGTTAATTCTCCAGCCGTTAATTCTTTTAGCCATGCTATTGCTTCACCTAAAGCAGTTACTGCTGATTTATTTGGCTGTAATCGTCGATAGAACTCTATCATTACCAAAGCGGTAGCAGATGATTCTACAGTCCAAATGGTACTAACTATATGAGGAACTCCCAAACTCAAAAAAGCAGTGGCTAATCCCACATATTCAGTGCTGATATTTTGGTTGGTAGTACTTAAATTTTCACAAGCCGAGAGCGTAACAAGATTGTAACTCGCTAGATGATGTTGACAGATTTCTTCTAGCGTAAGTTTGTCTTCGTTTGCTAATAATAATGCTGACTTTTTAGGCTCATTAAAATTGTTGTTAACATAACCAGTGAAGTGAAATATATGATAATTATCAAATAAGGCATTTTCTACAACTTTTTTCTGAGCTTCTGACCCCTGAAGCCGCTGGGTATTATCGAACATTTGGCTAACAATTTCAGATTCAAGACTAGCAAATTTTAGTGCCGGATAACCTTTAGTTTCAGGATATTCAACACTAAGTAGTAACTGATTTTGCCACTGCCAATTCTGTTCTATTTCTCTTGATAAACCTATTTGAGCGCTAGGTAGATAAGTAATAATAAAATTCGACTCCACATGAGGAAAATCTGCCTGAGATGGAGAAGAGAAATTAAAAAGCCCATGAAGAGGCAATCTATGCAAATCGCGGTGGGGAATTAAAATTAGTTGGGTGATGCCTTCAAGTTCTTGGGTAATTGTAGAAATATTCAGGATGTTATGCAGGTGTAACAGCTTTTGTTCCATATCCACGCACCAAGAATGCTGACTTTTACTTTCTTGGTCTTGGGCTGTGCGACGATATTCCTGATATTGGTTATGCCAATCTTCTAACCATTCTTCAAATTCGATAAGGCGTCGTACTGCTTCGGGTAGGGGCAATTCATTTAGACGTACAGCGTCTTCCCCATCAGATATTGCCCCTAAATCTTGTATGGGTGTAAATAGTAGAATCGGTGATGGTGCGCCGTCTTTGAGAATGAAGGTGTGTAGGGCGGCTGGGCTGATATGCCAGTAGACGATCGCTGTTGTAGGATTGAGCAGTTGTTGAATTGCGCCATAATTGGGTGAGTAAATTTCATCACACCAACCAAAAAGCAACCAGTTTAAACAAGCATTTTTGCCATGTTCGGCAAATTCCCAGGCTTCGACCAAATCACCAGACTCCACAGCTAAATCAACTGCTAGTTGAGCAAAGCCTGTAAATTTCAAAACTAGCTGTTTTTTACTTTCATCAGAACGAGTTACTTCACTCAGCAATTGTCTTAACAAATCTGTACCGCGTTGCTGTAATTCTGGTACTTGTGTTGTTTGCCCTAAACCTACAAGTGTTTTGATCAGCGATTGTAAAATTTCTAGATGCAACTGGGCAAAATCTTCTGATGTCAGAGTTAGCAACGCTTGATGATACTCAGCTACAGCTTTGCGCCAATAGTCGCGGGGTTTAGAATGTTTTTTGCCTAGCTCGTAGTAAGTATTACCGATCGCTAAATGTAATCTACCCCAACCTTCTGGGTGAGTATCTGGGCGAAGATGTTTTAACCCTTCCTCATAGCTGGCTAATTTTCCTTCATAACCTCCCTGTTGAAGAGCAGGATTTTTTACAGTTATGCTGTTGGACAAACTCGGCAATGTGTCAGCATTCACTAAATTACCAATAGCAGCGCCTCGGCCAATCCAAGCTTCCCAATAGTCCTGTCTGATTTGTAAAGCACCGTCATAAGAGGCGATCGCTTCGGCAAATTGTTCTAAATAAAACAATGCTACTGCTTGATTGTACCAAGCTAGGTGGAAGTCAGGTTTGATTGCTATAGCTTGGCCATAAGAGGCGATCGCTTCT
This region of Nostoc sp. UHCC 0302 genomic DNA includes:
- a CDS encoding IS630 family transposase (programmed frameshift), coding for MGARLRVFLTPEQDQTLLNLRKQDVPQKVKDRAEIIRLNAHGWYVEKIADHFDCHKKTVTKVLHQWQKLGTEGLWESPGRGGKPKWLEDDMIFLEECLRNEPRTYNSSQLALKLKTERNVEMSADRLRRVLKKGVDWKRTRKSHKGKQDPVARANKQADLDMLELAAATGEIDLKYLDESGFCMWSEPSYTYYFRGEQKRLEQTKRRGRRLSIIGLLQPLISFVYGLVIGGVDRKSYIEMMEKEAKQAQETGRISVIVQDNGPIHRCQEVQQLWKKWESQGLYIFFLPKYCSEMNPIELEWQHLKKDELSGQAFDDELDLAYAVINGVQARGKKNNHNTHRVKFSSRLST
- a CDS encoding tetratricopeptide repeat protein; this translates as MLRRLLQWFNRYLKRPFGSQQTRSLKGARRYKAVGQTSDPSNTDLEQSFIQLLAGVHQQRGQQWVLSYLRRMESRIPVEHWINWLETFGEELLAASAPNHQLARRMVQLGELGVGRIGDLAYDIGIRLLQNAPTVSEDNQPQDEIDITTPEEPLPSTPGQELIRSLGDQLWEYDQPDIIETTTPEEPLPSTPGQELIRSLGDQLWEYDEPDIIESTTLEEPLPSTPGQELIRTLGDQLWEYDEPEVENVTPATHNAAVEEILPNNLWEYDQPEVENVTPATHNDSVEEILLDNLEELVWQYEEEDAQVTTPIGFLAPAEEDSITNLGELRWGYEEKNYQTTTSANLVNPIRETTDETWDKALVNLEPNVAYALDELWVRLDQSANLVQQLASNLAIKTSNVPSIIERQSNQSNPIAADQACFYQGLQQAKTGDLLGAIASYEKAIELKPNFWEYWFNRGLTLFHLERFTEALASYETAIELKPDFYKAWCNRGGTLGELGNFEEAIASFEKAIEIKPDYYEAWASRGFAQLKLGWLREAIASYDQALHLQPEDQENWYYRGIALAVGEQYEEAIASYDQALEIQPDYYEVWIDRGVVLFNLKQWSEAIASWDKALSIQADFYLAWYNRGIALDNLGQREEAIASYGQAIAIKPDFHLAWYNQAVALFYLEQFAEAIASYDGALQIRQDYWEAWIGRGAAIGNLVNADTLPSLSNSITVKNPALQQGGYEGKLASYEEGLKHLRPDTHPEGWGRLHLAIGNTYYELGKKHSKPRDYWRKAVAEYHQALLTLTSEDFAQLHLEILQSLIKTLVGLGQTTQVPELQQRGTDLLRQLLSEVTRSDESKKQLVLKFTGFAQLAVDLAVESGDLVEAWEFAEHGKNACLNWLLFGWCDEIYSPNYGAIQQLLNPTTAIVYWHISPAALHTFILKDGAPSPILLFTPIQDLGAISDGEDAVRLNELPLPEAVRRLIEFEEWLEDWHNQYQEYRRTAQDQESKSQHSWCVDMEQKLLHLHNILNISTITQELEGITQLILIPHRDLHRLPLHGLFNFSSPSQADFPHVESNFIITYLPSAQIGLSREIEQNWQWQNQLLLSVEYPETKGYPALKFASLESEIVSQMFDNTQRLQGSEAQKKVVENALFDNYHIFHFTGYVNNNFNEPKKSALLLANEDKLTLEEICQHHLASYNLVTLSACENLSTTNQNISTEYVGLATAFLSLGVPHIVSTIWTVESSATALVMIEFYRRLQPNKSAVTALGEAIAWLKELTAGELTKWYEELLNNLHSEDSSIRAYLTTQRYKISKMASNEKLYGHPYYWAAFTITGKLN